Proteins encoded by one window of Microbacterium testaceum:
- a CDS encoding RidA family protein produces MPSAVTLIRSTALSDSAEYAYAAAAPAEARLIFLAGSCPLNLDGTTTGIGDYAAQAAKCVENMRIALREAGAGLTDVISTRVLVASTRQADLVSAWEVVREAFGEHDAPSTLLGVTVLGYDDQLVEIEAVAAVVDR; encoded by the coding sequence ATGCCCTCCGCCGTCACGCTCATCCGTTCGACTGCACTCTCCGACAGCGCGGAGTATGCGTACGCCGCCGCCGCTCCCGCCGAGGCGCGGCTGATCTTCCTCGCCGGTTCCTGCCCACTGAACCTCGACGGCACGACCACGGGCATCGGCGATTACGCAGCCCAGGCGGCGAAGTGCGTCGAGAACATGAGAATCGCGCTGCGCGAGGCCGGCGCCGGTCTCACGGATGTCATCAGTACGCGCGTTCTGGTGGCCTCCACTCGCCAAGCCGACCTGGTGTCGGCATGGGAGGTCGTCCGGGAGGCATTCGGCGAGCACGACGCGCCGAGCACGCTCCTCGGCGTCACCGTGCTCGGGTACGACGATCAGCTCGTGGAGATCGAGGCTGTGGCGGCGGTTGTCGACCGCTAG
- a CDS encoding nucleotidyl transferase AbiEii/AbiGii toxin family protein, giving the protein MSGVEVFRAVQALARSGATNGAPVATQEYLLRHALESFLARLTQTMHAEDFVLKGGLLLGAYGVRRSTKDADSNAIAADVTPAHLRRVVHDVAAIEANDGVEFLLDSLVVNDIREDANYPGMRLRLKVSIGSWQGAIAWDVSTGDPVVPAPRRVTLPRLLGQPITLLGYAPESTIAEKGVTILERGVTSTRWRDYVDIVTLGEAGIDIADLREAARAVASYRGVELQVIGPVLEGYGAVSQRKWAAWRRKERLEAVSEESLDDQIVRVAAILDPAFKD; this is encoded by the coding sequence GTGAGCGGCGTTGAGGTTTTCCGAGCGGTGCAGGCGCTCGCGCGCTCGGGCGCCACGAACGGCGCTCCGGTGGCGACGCAGGAGTATCTTCTCCGGCACGCACTCGAATCCTTTCTCGCGAGGCTCACGCAAACGATGCATGCGGAGGATTTCGTCCTGAAAGGCGGCCTCTTGCTCGGCGCATATGGCGTGCGCCGTTCCACCAAGGACGCCGACTCGAACGCGATAGCAGCTGATGTCACGCCTGCGCACCTTCGCCGGGTCGTTCACGACGTCGCCGCCATCGAAGCTAACGACGGCGTTGAGTTCTTGCTCGACAGTCTCGTAGTGAACGACATCCGGGAGGATGCCAACTACCCGGGCATGCGGCTTCGTCTCAAAGTGAGCATCGGTAGCTGGCAGGGTGCCATCGCGTGGGACGTGTCGACGGGCGATCCCGTCGTCCCCGCGCCGCGCAGGGTGACGCTGCCTCGTCTTCTCGGGCAGCCCATCACGCTCCTGGGATACGCGCCGGAGTCGACGATTGCGGAGAAAGGCGTGACCATCCTGGAGAGGGGGGTCACGAGCACTCGCTGGCGCGACTACGTAGACATCGTGACCCTCGGTGAAGCGGGCATCGACATCGCAGACCTGCGCGAGGCCGCTCGGGCCGTGGCGTCCTACCGAGGCGTCGAGTTGCAGGTGATCGGGCCCGTTCTCGAGGGATACGGCGCCGTCAGCCAGCGGAAGTGGGCCGCCTGGCGACGAAAGGAACGGCTGGAGGCCGTGAGCGAGGAAAGCCTCGACGACCAGATCGTCCGTGTCGCTGCGATTCTCGATCCCGCTTTCAAGGACTGA
- a CDS encoding type IV toxin-antitoxin system AbiEi family antitoxin domain-containing protein, which produces MRPVTPNSAVQGKGSRSGFYRSANRGAWERIARGLYLPEGAPAADWDQLEASARRPEATICLISALAYYDLTDVIPDALDVAIPRGTRAPASESAIRWHRFDAGTFLLEREGVVIPGSTQRIGIYTPERTIVDCFRLRADTGYEIPRDALKEWLRRGGKPATLMKVAQALPRSTKPVRDALEILA; this is translated from the coding sequence GTGCGACCTGTCACGCCGAACTCAGCTGTGCAGGGCAAGGGCAGCCGCAGCGGCTTCTACCGCAGCGCGAACAGGGGAGCATGGGAGCGGATCGCTCGGGGCCTCTACCTTCCCGAAGGTGCGCCCGCAGCGGACTGGGACCAGCTCGAAGCATCGGCCCGTCGCCCCGAGGCGACCATCTGCCTCATTTCGGCGCTTGCGTACTACGACCTCACTGATGTCATCCCCGACGCGCTCGACGTCGCTATTCCTCGTGGTACCCGCGCTCCCGCGTCAGAAAGCGCCATCCGTTGGCATCGGTTCGATGCGGGCACCTTCTTGTTGGAGCGAGAAGGCGTCGTCATCCCCGGCAGCACTCAGCGGATCGGCATCTACACGCCGGAACGAACGATCGTGGACTGCTTCCGCTTACGAGCCGACACGGGTTACGAGATTCCGCGCGACGCGCTGAAAGAGTGGTTGCGACGCGGGGGGAAGCCCGCGACCTTGATGAAAGTGGCTCAAGCCCTTCCTCGGAGCACCAAGCCTGTACGCGACGCACTCGAGATTCTCGCGTGA